Proteins encoded within one genomic window of Cucumis sativus cultivar 9930 chromosome 3, Cucumber_9930_V3, whole genome shotgun sequence:
- the LOC101210004 gene encoding glutathione S-transferase L3-like, with protein MATATVVLEVRPPSLEADAEQPPLFDGTTRLYMAYYCPFAQRAWITRNYKGLQDKIKLVPLNLQNRPAWYKEKVNPTNKVPALEHNGKVIGESLDLIKYIDSNFEGPSLFPDDAAKRQFGEKLIAYTDTFTGAVYPSFKGDPAKEAGPQFDYLENALQKFDDGPFLLGQFSGVDIAYITFIERFHVFLNEVFKYDITEGRPHLATWIEKFEKIDGYKQTKYDPTAIVELYKKRFMA; from the exons atggcTACTGC AACTGTCGTATTGGAAGTTCGTCCCCCATCATTGGAAGCCGACGCCGAACAACCTCCGCTCTTCGACGGAACCACCAG GTTATATATGGCTTACTATTGCCCATTTGCACAGCGTGCTTGGATCACAAGAAATTATAAG GGATtacaagataaaataaaattagtgcCTCTGAACCTTCAAAACAGGCCTGCTTGGTATAAGGAAAAAGTGAACCCTACAAACAAG GTGCCAGCGTTGGAACACAATGGGAAAGTTATTGGTGAAAGCCTTGATTTGATCAAATACATAGATAGCAACTTTGAAGGCCCTTCTCTTTTCCCAGAC GATGCTGCTAAAAGACAATTCGGTGAAAAGTTGATAGCTTATACTGATACCTTCACTGGGGCAGTGTACCCTTCATTTAAGGGTGACCCAGCTAAGGAAGCAG GTCCTCAGTTTGATTACTTGGAGAACGCTCTGCAAAAATTTGATGATGGCCCATTCCTTTTGGGTCAATTCAGTGGG gTGGACATTGCATACATCACATTTATCGAAAGatttcatgtatttttaaaCGAGGTTTTCAAGTATGATATCACAGAAGGAAGACCTCATCTAGCTACATGGATTGAG AAATTCGAGAAGATTGATGGTTACaagcaaacaaaatatgaCCCTACAGCGATTGTTGAACTTTACAAGAAGCGCTTTATG GCTTAA
- the LOC116402938 gene encoding F-box protein At5g49610-like, giving the protein MVIVYDIVIHILSKLPSESLLRFKSVCRSWYALINHHKFVTKHLLNSFSHKHVLLKRVIINNSGKKEHVLSILEFSLDRSVSSVLDVPLPFNENPPNVPLPFRENLPDLQINGHSHGLICIGCDNNRDIFLCNPMTRQVRKLPSTSIFVVHEPHDVYLKPRIVGFGYDVKCGDFKVVRVVGFSRGVVYYPSRVEIYDLRKDRWREIKTFVDACSICMSSFDIYHEGTFYWMGINGLSEEEVILTFNMSREVFEKISIPESFHLSNYTEDYRSLVVLNGFLRIFSYPAFQRNEKAFEIWETEMDGSNVVSWSKLWTIGPLFGIEYPLLFLSSNELLIEAKEGQIILYDCKTQQVKELQVRSEAICEGDTSNRFEGTNLFVKSLISVEGGYNLSYEL; this is encoded by the coding sequence ATGGtgattgtttatgacattgtGATTCACATTCTATCCAAACTTCCATCAGAATCTCTTCTTCGATTCAAGTCTGTTTGCAGATCTTGGTATGCTCTTATCAATCACcataaatttgtaactaaaCATCTCTTAAATTCTTTTTCCCACAAGCATGTTCTTCTCAAGCGTGTCATCATCAACAACTCTGGCAAAAAAGAACACGTGTTATCCATCCTCGAATTTTCTCTTGATCGATCTGTGTCGTCTGTTCTTGACGTCCCTTTACCATTTAATGAGAATCCTCCAAACGTCCCTTTACCATTTCGTGAGAATCTTCCAGATTTACAAATTAATGGCCATTCTCACGGCTTAATTTGTATAGGTTGTGATAATAATcgtgatatttttctttgtaatcCCATGACGAGGCAGGTTCGTAAACTTCCGtcaacttcaatttttgtGGTCCATGAACCTCATGATGTTTATTTAAAGCCGAGGATTGTTGGATTTGGGTACGATGTGAAATGTGGAGATTTCAAAGTGGTTAGAGTTGTGGGTTTTTCAAGAGGAGTTGTATATTATCCTTCAAGAGTGgaaatttatgatttgagaaaagatagatggagagaaattaaaacatttgttGATGCGTGCTCAATATGCATGTCTTCGTTTGACATTTATCACGAAGGAACATTTTACTGGATGGGGATAAATGGGTTGAGTGAAGAAGAAGTTATACTAACGTTCAACATGAGCAGAGaggtttttgaaaaaatttcaatccCAGAGAGTTTTCACCTTTCCAATTATACGGAGGATTATAGAAGTTTAGTGGTTTTGAATGGATTTTTGCGTATATTTTCTTATCCAGCATttcaaagaaatgaaaaagctTTTGAGATTTGGGAGACAGAGATGGATGGATCTAATGTTGTTTCGTGGTCAAAGCTATGGACGATTGGCCCTCTTTTTGGAATTGAATATCCGTTGTTGTTTTTAAGCTCAAATGAACTTTTAATAGAGGCAAAAGAAGGACAAATTATTTTGTACGATTGTAAAACTCAACAAGTCAAAGAACTGCAAGTAAGAAGTGAAGCTATATGTGAAGGCGATACTTCGAACAGATTTGAAGGTACTAATTTGTTcgttaaaagtttaatatcTGTGGAAGGAGGATATAATctaagttatgagttatag
- the LOC105435127 gene encoding F-box protein CPR1-like: MVVVSDVVIHILSKLPPESLLRFKSVCKTWYALINDPKFVTKHLLDSSPHKHVLLKRIIINNSGKKEHVFSLLKFSLDRSVSSILDIPLPLIDHEDNPALRISGHSHGLICLSDSTPDIFLCNPMTRQFRKLPPTVIVDDSEPQDIDEMQEDADLMPKAVGFGYDVQCGDFKVVRVMSHWRDIVCYPSKVEIYDLRKDRWREIKTTVVADVFWQPSFDTYHEGTFYWFGLSGVNEKQVMLTFDMSKEVFGKISLPESFHFSKGNYRSLMVLNGSLCLFSYPPFENNEIDFEIWEMEKVEYDVVSWSKLLTIGPLFGIEYPIVFLSANELLMESKEGQLILYDFKTQQIKELHVRSEAMWKEDAINWFGGINLFVKSLVSL, encoded by the coding sequence ATGGTGGTTGTTTCTGACGTTGTGATTCATATTCTATCCAAGCTTCCACCAGAATCTCTTCTCCGATTTAAGTCTGTTTGTAAAACGTGGTATGCTCTCATCAACGAtcctaaatttgtaactaaaCATCTTTTAGATTCTTCTCCCCACAAGCATGTTCTCCTTAAGCGTATCATCATCAACAACTCTGGTAAGAAAGAACACGTGTTCTCCCTCCTCAAATTTTCCCTTGATCGATCTGTGTCGTCTATTCTCGACATTCCTTTACCATTAATTGATCATGAGGATAATCCAGCTTTAAGAATTAGCGGCCATTCTCACGGCTTAATTTGTCTAAGTGATAGTACTcctgatatttttctttgtaatcCCATGACAAGGCAGTTTCGTAAACTTCCGCCAACAGTTATTGTGGACGACTCTGAACCTCAAGATATTGATGAAATGCAAGAGGATGCTGATTTAATGCCAAAAGCTGTTGGATTTGGGTACGATGTGCAATGTGGGGATTTCAAAGTGGTTAGAGTTATGAGTCATTGGAGAGACATTGTTTGTTATCCTTCAAAAGTGgaaatttatgatttgagAAAAGATAGATGGAGAGAAATTAAAACCACAGTTGTTGCTGATGTATTTTGGCAGCCTTCGTTTGACACATATCACGAAGGAACATTTTACTGGTTTGGGCTAAGTGGGGTAAATGAAAAACAAGTTATGCTAACGTTCGACATGAGCAAAGAGGTTTTTGGAAAAATTTCACTCCCAGAGAGTTTTCACTTTTCGAAGGGTAATTATAGAAGTTTGATGGTTTTGAATGGATCTTTATGTCTATTTTCTTATCCACcatttgaaaacaatgaaataGATTTTGAGATTTGGGAGATGGAGAAGGTTGAATATGATGTTGTTTCGTGGTCAAAGTTATTGACGATTGGCCCTCTTTTTGGAATTGAATATCCGATCGTGTTTTTAAGCGCGAATGAACTTTTAATGGAGTCAAAAGAAGGACAATTGATTTTGTACGATTTTAAAACTCAACAAATCAAAGAGCTACATGTAAGAAGTGAAGCTATGTGGAAAGAAGACGCTATAAACTGGTTTGGAGGTATTAATTTGTTCGTGAAAAGTTTGGTATCCTTGTAA
- the LOC101211241 gene encoding glutathione S-transferase L3 translates to MAALVEEILPPSLDATAEQPPLFDGTTRLYTAYICPYAQRVWITRNYKGLQDKIKLVPLNLFNRPDWYKEKVYSPNKVPSLEHNGKVIGESLDLMKYVDSHFEGPSLLPNDPAKREYAEELLSYSDTFNGAMISSFKGDTAKEAGAQFDYLENALQKFDGPFLLGEISLVDIAYIPFVERFSVFLLEVFKIDITKGRPKLAAWIEEFNKIDAYKQTKADPKLVVEVYTKRFLG, encoded by the exons ATGGCTGCTCT TGTGGAAGAGATTTTACCTCCGTCGTTGGATGCTACTGCCGAACAACCTCCTCTGTTCGACGGAACTACTAG GTTGTATACTGCTTACATTTGCCCCTATGCTCAACGTGTGTGGATCACCCGGAATTACAAG GGACTACAAGATAAAATTAAGCTAGTTCCTCTCAATCTTTTTAACAGGCCTGACTGGTATAAGGAGAAAGTATACTCTCCAAACAAG GTGCCATCTCTAGAACACAACGGGAAAGTTATTGGAGAAAGTCTTGATCTGATGAAATATGTTGATAGCCACTTTGAAGGACCCTCTCTTCTCCCAAAT GATCCTGCTAAAAGGGAGTATGCTGAAGAGTTGCTATCCTACAGCGATACATTTAACGGTGCCATGATCTCTTCGTTTAAAGGTGACACTGCAAAGGAAGCAG GTGCTCAATTTGATTACTTGGAAAATGCTTTGCAAAAATTTGATGGCCCCTTCCTCCTTGGAGAGATCAGTCTG gtggATATAGCATACATTCCATTTGTTGAAAGGTTCAGCGTTTTCTTATTAgaggttttcaaaattgacatCACTAAAGGAAGGCCTAAACTAGCTGCATGGATTGAG GAGTTCAATAAGATTGATGcgtacaaacaaacaaaagctGATCCCAAACTAGTTGTTGAGGTTTACACAAAGCGATTTTTG GGTTAA
- the LOC101210255 gene encoding F-box protein CPR1-like — protein sequence MVVVYDVIHILSKLPPESLLRFKSVCKSWYALINDPKFVTKHLLDSFSHKQVLIKRVITNNSGKKEHVFSILKFSLDRSVSSVLNVPLPFPENLQAFQIRGHSHGLICLISVDNPDIFLSNPMTRQFHKLPPTIIVDPEPQDVDLMPEAIGFGYDVKCGNFKVVRVVSHWIDLFVILREWKFMI from the coding sequence ATGGTGGTTGTTTATGACGTTATTCACATTCTATCTAAGCTTCCACCAGAATCTCTTCTTCGATTCAAGTCTGTTTGCAAATCTTGGTATGCTCTTATCAACGAccctaaatttgtaactaaaCATCTTTTAGATTCTTTTTCCCACAAACAAGTTCTCATTAAGCGTGTCATCACCAACAACTCTGGCAAAAAAGAGCACGTGTTCTCCATCCTCAAATTTTCTCTTGATCGATCTGTGTCATCTGTTCTCAACGTTCCTCTACCATTTCCTGAGAATCTTCAAGCTTTTCAAATTAGGGGCCATTCTCACGGCTTAATTTGTCTAATTAGTGTTGATAATcctgatatttttctttctaatccCATGACGAGGCAGTTTCATAAACTTCCACCAACAATTATTGTGGACCCTGAACCTCAAGATGTTGATTTAATGCCAGAGGCTATCGGGTTTGGGTATGATGTGAAATGTGGGAATTTCAAAGTGGTTAGAGTTGTGAGTCATTGGATTGACTTGTTTGTTATCCTTCGAGAGTGgaaatttatgatttga
- the LOC105434958 gene encoding ribonuclease MC, which produces MAQHIFILCLLSSLLFVNGIPFDFFQLVQQWGPNICSPAGSKCYAQPQPMFTIHGLWPSNFSTVPILCPRTKKLFPQGKVTSLEQHLNKYWPDVISGKNSNFWEHEWRKHADCIDPPFTIFWYFDISLRHRMNKTYDLLTILNDAGLSHQTHKDLISQNVLDPIKNATGMEPGIRCNINGITKKLQLKEIVLCFGNDGTTLIDCPSFVSNTCTSQPKFVWLLPQQSSVGVPDYP; this is translated from the exons ATGGCTcaacatattttcattttatgtcTTTTAAGTTCGTTGTTGTTTGTAAATGGCATTCCATTCGACTTCTTCCAACTAGTTCAACAATGGGGTCCAAACATATGTAGTCCTGCTGGCAGCAAGTGTTATGCTCAACCTCAACCCATGTTCACTATTCATGGGCTATGGCCAAGTAACTTTTCGACTGTCCCAATTTTGTGTCCAAGGACTAAAAAACTATTTCCACAGGGAAAG gTTACATCACTTGAACAACATCTAAATAAGTACTGGCCAGATGTAATAAGTGGAAAGAACTCCAACTTCTGGGAACATGAATGGAGAAAGCACGCGGATTGTATAGACCCTCCTTTTACCATATTTTGGTATTTCGATATTTCTTTGAGACACCGAATGAATAAAACGTATGATCTGTTAACAATCTTAAATGATGCTGGACTCAGTCACCAAACGCACAAAGATCTCATATCTCAAAACGTTCTAGACCCCATTAAAAATGCAACAGGAATGGAACCAGGCATCCGTTGCAACATAAATGGTATAACTAAGAAGTTGcaattgaaagaaattgtATTGTGTTTTGGCAATGATGGTACTACCCTCATAGATTGCCCTTCGTTTGTTAGCAACACTTGTACAAGTCAACCTAAATTTGTGTGGCTCCTCCCACAACAGAGTTCAGTAGGTGTTCCAGATTATCCATGA
- the LOC101210504 gene encoding glutathione S-transferase L3 produces MASADVQEIPPPSLDATAEQPPLFDGTTRLYTAYICPYAHRAWIIRNYKGLQHKIKLVPLDLRNRPDWYKEKVYPTNKVPSLEHNGKVIGESLDLLKYIDSNFEGPSLLPDDPGKREFAEELLSYSETFNGAIIHSFKGDTAKEAGAQFDYLENALGQFDGPFLVGEISQVDIAYIPFVERFHIFLLEALNIDITEGRPKLVAWIEEFNKMDAYKQTKVDPKLVVDIYTMVFLSKKKK; encoded by the exons ATGGCTTCCGCAGA CGTGCAAGAAATTCCACCTCCGTCCTTGGATGCCACCGCCGAACAACCTCCCTTGTTTGATGGAACTACCAG GTTGTATACTGCTTACATTTGCCCTTATGCACACCGTGCTTGGATCATCCGAAATTACAAG GGActacaacataaaattaaGCTAGTTCCTCTCGATCTTCGTAATAGACCTGACTGGTATAAGGAAAAAGTATACCCTACGAACAAG GTTCCATCTCTGGAACATAATGGAAAGGTTATTGGAGAAAGTCTTGATCTGCTCAAATATATCGATAGCAACTTTGAAGGACCTTCTCTTCTCCCAGAT GATCCTGGTAAAAGAGAATTTGCTGAAGAGTTGCTTTCCTACAGCGAAACATTTAACGGCGCTATAATCCATTCGTTCAAAGGCGACACCGCAAAGGAAGCAG GTGCTCAATTTGATTACTTGGAAAACGCTTTGGGACAATTTGATGGCCCGTTCCTCGTCGGAGAAATCAGTCAG gTGGATATAGCATACATTCCATTTGTTGAAAGGTTCCACATTTTCTTATTAGAGGCTCTCAATATTGACATCACGGAAGGAAGGCCCAAATTAGTTGCATGGATTGAG GAGTTCAATAAGATGGATGCGTACAAGCAAACAAAAGTCGATCCCAAGCTGGTCGTTGACATTTATACAATGGTATTCTTG agtaaaaagaagaaatga